The genomic segment AGGAAGACCGCGAGGTCCTGACTGTGCGCGGGGTCGTGGCGGCGGGCGAGGTCGGCGGTGATGTAGTCGCGCAGCTCGGTCTGGAGCGCGTCGTACGAGGTGTGGCGGACCCCCTCCAGCGGGCGGTCGAGCGCGTCGAGGTCGAGCCGGTCGGCGGGGTCGGGCACGGCCGCGGCGAGGAGGGTGTCCAGTTCGGGGCTGCCCGGTTCGGCGGCCCGGTACTTCTCCTCGAATTCGGACCGGTCGACGGCGGTGCGTTCGGGGTGGGTGGTGAAGAGGCGGTGGTAGTGGGCGTGGCCGAGCTCCCTGACGATGAGCGGCCACAGATCGCTCCGGAAGTCGGCCGGCTCCGGCCCGCCGAGCAGGGCGTCGATCGCCTCGGGGCCGAAGTGCCGTGGCAGCGGCGGGCGTTCGCCTTCCAGGGCGTATCCGATCTTCGCGTGGTACGGGACGCCGCGCCGCGATCCCACGTACAGCACGGGCTCGTGTCCGGAGGGCAGGTACTCGCCGTTCTCGTACCGTCCGCCGCGGCCCTCGGTGAGCAGCACCATCAGGTCGATGAAGGCCAGCCCGAAGCCCCGGACGATGACGGGTTCACCCGCCGGCAGCACCGAGAGGTCGCTGTCGGCGGTGAAGTCGGGTGGCAGGTGGACCAGCCGGTGCCGGTCCGCGAAGGAGGTCAGCTCCCTCTGTCCGTCGTCGGGATCGGCGTCCAGATGGCCGATGGTGAGGACGACCAGGTCGGCGAGGAGCGGGGTCGGGCGGCCGTCGAGCCAGACGCGCTGCCGGCCGTCGCGCGGTCCCGTGACCCGCACGGCGCTGCCGCGGTGCTCGTGCACGGTGATGCCCGGCGGAAGCGCGGCCACCGACTGCTCGTACACCCATCGCAGGTAGACGCTCTGCAGTCGCCGCCCGGGGAAGTCCCTGCCGCCCAACCGCTTTATCTCGCCGAGCAGTTCGTCGGACGCGTCGACGCGGACGCGACCGGCCCGGACCTCGGCGGCCCAGGTGTCGAGCGACGGGCCGGGCCGGACCGGGCCCTCCTGCTCCACCGTCTCGTCGGTGAACATGGTGACGTCCTCGGCCATCGAGTTCATCCAGAGCAGCGGCGACTGGTCCTGCCGCC from the Streptomyces sp. AM 4-1-1 genome contains:
- a CDS encoding FAD/NAD(P)-binding protein — its product is MSAARTPAPVLVIVGAGPRGTGLIERIAANAPELYGESRLDIHLVDPYPPGGGRIWRQDQSPLLWMNSMAEDVTMFTDETVEQEGPVRPGPSLDTWAAEVRAGRVRVDASDELLGEIKRLGGRDFPGRRLQSVYLRWVYEQSVAALPPGITVHEHRGSAVRVTGPRDGRQRVWLDGRPTPLLADLVVLTIGHLDADPDDGQRELTSFADRHRLVHLPPDFTADSDLSVLPAGEPVIVRGFGLAFIDLMVLLTEGRGGRYENGEYLPSGHEPVLYVGSRRGVPYHAKIGYALEGERPPLPRHFGPEAIDALLGGPEPADFRSDLWPLIVRELGHAHYHRLFTTHPERTAVDRSEFEEKYRAAEPGSPELDTLLAAAVPDPADRLDLDALDRPLEGVRHTSYDALQTELRDYITADLARRHDPAHSQDLAVFLGLLSVYGQLTRLGEVPGPWHGFFSYLASGPPGPRLRQLLALSRAGVVRFLGAGITVETDEERGVFRAGSATVPGEWIESRALVEARLPDPSPERTRSPLLRSLYEDGAAATANGLLSVDPADGRIRDRAGRPHPRRFALGPHTTGRAGGAFTRPRTGGPAFRQNDATARAALAFLHDRAGLSRTPVSS